A DNA window from Treponema sp. J25 contains the following coding sequences:
- a CDS encoding helicase-related protein — translation MSSLWRYSPDHRQPCLVMESHTLWGETVCWVWIPESNRVIQLPASKLEPLEKAPFCSPDYISYVATAARIADALTQDVLLAPLEASVIPLPHQLYALWRAVSGNQVRYLLADEVGLGKTIEAGLIMRELKLRGLVKRTLVIAPKGLVNQWVSEMRFHFGETFRLVLPEDIGTLKRILPPPQGEEKNRPQTGEACYGNAWALFPQVVVPMDAVKPLERRRGWSDAQIDAYNQDRFEDLIAAGWDLVIVDEAHRLGGSTDQVARFKLGQGLAEAAPYVLLLSATPHQGKSDAFHRLMSLLDEREFPDPESVTSERIQPYVIRTEKRAAVDANGKPLFKPRRTQLAPIAWETRHQEQQALYEAVTSYVREGYNQAVKEKRNYIGFLMCLMQRLVVSSTRAIRTALEKRLQVLTEPEEQLSLFPLGDAEEWAELDGQEQAEIVLQSRIRALRNERAEIQMLLELAERCEQVSPDAKAEALIEWIYRLQSEEGEPELKVLVFTEFVPTQEMLRQFLSDRGFSVACLNGFMDMDERKRVQEAFAGEVRILISTEAGGEGLNLQFCHVVINYDIPWNPMRLEQRIGRVDRIGQTKPVRAINFVFQDSVEYRVLEVLEQKLAVILEEFGVDKTSDVLDSAQAGPLFDEMYVRAILNPAEIPESVETVVSRLQEQVRKSRTMGAVLGKAPPLEVGTAQRLLTHPLPYWIERMILGYLASHGGKAEKKGSAWHLSWPDGETWTHRVFTREHAERIPAAHQITLEEPKVQNLVRHIPRFIPGQPIPIIAMPDLAKEVRGLWSLWEITVKPWQTEQASSENAVFTEHSAEQNHFRRMMPLFLTDQGAVYIPTARYIWDRLLQGPVPIQGTVPFSEDVFAKLWAIAEEQGKPLYAEIMTDYQRRIDQEREKVRYALSARRKTIERIGLPQVRDHRLKLLTQEEQRLLEYLAQKAQVIPNIEPLMVIRIEGESCEKLA, via the coding sequence ATGTCTTCCCTTTGGCGCTACAGCCCCGACCATAGGCAACCCTGTCTTGTCATGGAAAGCCACACCCTGTGGGGAGAAACGGTGTGCTGGGTGTGGATCCCCGAAAGCAACCGCGTAATCCAGCTTCCCGCGTCAAAATTGGAGCCCCTGGAAAAAGCGCCGTTCTGTTCTCCCGACTATATTAGTTATGTGGCCACGGCGGCCCGCATCGCCGATGCCTTAACTCAGGATGTGCTCCTTGCCCCCCTGGAAGCTTCGGTGATTCCCCTGCCGCATCAACTCTACGCCCTATGGCGGGCAGTTTCAGGCAACCAGGTGCGGTATCTGTTGGCCGACGAGGTGGGTCTTGGAAAGACCATCGAGGCGGGGTTGATTATGCGGGAACTGAAACTGCGGGGCCTGGTGAAGCGTACCCTAGTCATTGCCCCAAAGGGGCTTGTAAACCAATGGGTAAGCGAAATGCGCTTTCACTTTGGAGAAACCTTCCGATTGGTGTTACCCGAAGATATCGGAACTTTAAAGCGGATTCTCCCCCCACCACAGGGTGAAGAAAAAAACCGCCCACAGACAGGGGAAGCCTGTTACGGCAATGCCTGGGCCTTGTTTCCCCAGGTGGTGGTCCCCATGGATGCGGTAAAGCCCCTGGAACGGCGTCGCGGTTGGAGCGATGCCCAGATTGATGCCTACAATCAGGACCGCTTCGAAGATCTCATCGCCGCGGGCTGGGACCTGGTGATCGTAGACGAAGCCCACCGGCTGGGGGGCAGTACCGACCAGGTAGCCCGCTTTAAATTGGGTCAGGGCCTCGCAGAGGCGGCGCCCTATGTGTTGCTCTTGTCCGCCACACCCCACCAGGGTAAGTCCGATGCCTTTCACAGGCTCATGTCGCTTTTGGATGAGCGGGAATTCCCCGATCCGGAGAGTGTGACCAGCGAGCGGATTCAGCCCTATGTGATTCGCACGGAAAAGCGCGCCGCCGTGGATGCGAATGGCAAGCCCCTGTTTAAGCCGCGTCGCACCCAGCTCGCACCGATTGCCTGGGAAACCCGACACCAGGAACAACAAGCCCTCTATGAAGCCGTCACTTCCTATGTGCGGGAAGGCTACAACCAAGCGGTTAAAGAAAAGCGAAACTATATCGGCTTTTTGATGTGCCTGATGCAACGACTGGTCGTGTCCAGTACCCGGGCTATTCGCACCGCCCTTGAAAAAAGGCTCCAGGTACTGACCGAACCGGAGGAACAGTTGAGTTTGTTTCCCCTTGGCGATGCAGAAGAATGGGCAGAGTTGGATGGGCAAGAGCAGGCAGAAATCGTACTACAGAGCCGGATCAGGGCATTGAGAAATGAACGGGCCGAAATCCAGATGCTTCTGGAACTGGCTGAGCGCTGCGAACAAGTCAGCCCCGATGCCAAGGCAGAGGCGTTGATTGAATGGATCTATCGCCTGCAATCCGAAGAGGGCGAGCCGGAACTCAAGGTCCTAGTGTTTACCGAGTTTGTTCCCACCCAGGAAATGCTCAGACAGTTTCTCAGCGACCGGGGCTTTTCGGTGGCCTGCCTCAATGGTTTTATGGATATGGATGAGCGCAAACGGGTTCAGGAAGCCTTTGCCGGCGAGGTGCGGATCCTCATTTCCACCGAAGCCGGTGGGGAAGGGTTGAACCTGCAATTTTGCCATGTGGTGATCAACTACGATATACCATGGAACCCCATGCGCCTTGAACAACGGATCGGCCGGGTGGACCGCATTGGGCAAACCAAACCGGTCCGGGCGATTAATTTTGTGTTCCAGGATTCGGTGGAATACCGGGTGCTCGAAGTGCTGGAACAAAAACTGGCGGTAATCCTGGAAGAGTTTGGGGTGGATAAAACCAGTGATGTACTCGACTCAGCCCAGGCGGGGCCCCTCTTTGATGAGATGTATGTCAGAGCGATCCTCAATCCAGCAGAGATTCCAGAATCGGTGGAAACGGTGGTTTCCCGTCTGCAAGAACAGGTCCGCAAATCCCGGACCATGGGAGCGGTCCTCGGAAAAGCCCCACCATTGGAAGTGGGCACCGCGCAACGGCTTCTGACCCATCCACTGCCCTACTGGATTGAACGAATGATCCTGGGATACCTCGCCTCTCACGGGGGAAAGGCCGAGAAAAAAGGATCGGCCTGGCATCTTTCCTGGCCCGATGGCGAAACATGGACCCACAGGGTGTTTACCCGAGAGCATGCGGAGCGCATCCCTGCGGCCCATCAAATTACCCTGGAAGAACCGAAGGTGCAAAACCTGGTCAGGCATATCCCTCGGTTTATCCCGGGCCAGCCTATACCGATTATCGCGATGCCCGATCTGGCCAAAGAGGTACGGGGTCTTTGGTCCCTGTGGGAAATCACGGTAAAACCTTGGCAAACTGAACAAGCCTCATCCGAAAATGCTGTTTTCACAGAGCATTCCGCAGAACAAAATCATTTTCGCCGCATGATGCCCCTCTTTTTAACAGACCAGGGGGCAGTCTATATTCCCACCGCCCGCTATATCTGGGATCGCCTCCTCCAGGGGCCGGTGCCTATCCAGGGAACAGTCCCGTTCTCGGAAGATGTTTTTGCAAAACTATGGGCTATCGCGGAGGAGCAGGGGAAACCTCTGTATGCAGAAATCATGACGGACTATCAACGCCGCATAGATCAGGAACGAGAAAAGGTCCGCTATGCCCTTTCGGCCCGTCGCAAAACAATCGAGCGCATTGGGCTTCCGCAGGTACGGGACCATCGTTTAAAGCTCCTGACCCAGGAGGAACAGCGTCTTCTGGAATATCTGGCCCAAAAGGCGCAGGTGATACCCAACATAGAACCGTTGATGGTGATTCGGATAGAAGGGGAGAGCTGTGAAAAGCTGGCGTGA
- the pglZ gene encoding BREX-3 system phosphatase PglZ: MKSWRDVILKEFTPQVAKLTLVADPDGLLLEEGILEDIQRRGFALIPFEDPIAFRYAYESKFRSHWDLGETTNLVVILRSQESDLHHLPYDLLQAGRKLSFSLGTIFPHLSYPVVASLDRGYFDVLFAAQELHAPGQLGDNATKDFILRHVFEIAPELIKQPSELLRVLLRRHYYQQKIPAEIEQRLILLLRQNQVFKDWPLDIIVPDREAFLAFLQERWSFFINRVAMRESASVLEKEPHYKVAIQGPMELPFEHDDIRGYIEKLFAEGMLQAIPKAEVGISGNNWWYIGIKTGCPEQRTRRLEKLIDSLEATLPEEKAPYSAWFSFAHAWAEFQVLRHETLSLPVGLQNRIQELIQQVDTRFEQWIQRRYAALHQLPPDPPVMVHHIPRFLSKQTAKIALVVIDGLALDQWVILRNELVAKVPTLRFREQAVFAWIPTLTSVSRQALFAGKAPLFFPDSIQSTHKEPALWTRFWEEQGLVDNEVIYLKGVGDGDSATIGEALSHPKVQVAALVVDKIDKIMHGIELGTAGMHSQVRLWARQPYLLSLLDALLHQGFQVYLTSDHGNVEAKGMGRPTEGMVADQRGERVRIYPEAILRRQVKEQFPETIEWDPIGLPENYYPLLAPSRRAFIPEQNHTVSHGGISIEELIVPFIKIERSAE; this comes from the coding sequence GTGAAAAGCTGGCGTGATGTGATTCTTAAAGAGTTTACGCCTCAGGTTGCTAAGCTCACTCTGGTTGCTGATCCCGATGGGCTTCTTCTGGAAGAAGGGATCTTGGAGGATATTCAACGCCGCGGTTTTGCATTAATCCCTTTTGAGGACCCCATCGCTTTTCGGTATGCCTATGAATCGAAATTCCGCTCCCATTGGGACCTGGGCGAAACGACCAATCTGGTGGTGATCCTGCGATCCCAGGAAAGCGATTTACATCATTTACCCTATGACCTTTTACAGGCAGGGCGTAAACTCTCATTTTCTCTTGGAACGATTTTTCCTCATTTAAGTTATCCCGTGGTGGCCAGCCTGGATCGGGGCTATTTTGATGTCCTCTTTGCGGCCCAGGAACTTCATGCGCCGGGGCAATTGGGAGATAACGCTACTAAAGATTTTATTCTCCGCCATGTGTTTGAAATTGCCCCCGAGCTTATCAAACAGCCTTCAGAACTGTTACGGGTTTTATTGCGCCGCCATTATTATCAACAAAAGATTCCTGCAGAGATTGAACAACGATTGATTCTATTGCTTCGTCAAAATCAGGTGTTCAAAGATTGGCCCCTGGATATCATCGTTCCTGATCGGGAAGCCTTTTTGGCTTTCCTGCAAGAACGGTGGTCATTTTTTATTAACAGGGTTGCCATGCGGGAATCCGCATCGGTTTTGGAAAAGGAGCCACACTATAAAGTCGCTATTCAGGGGCCTATGGAGTTACCCTTTGAGCACGACGATATTCGGGGCTATATCGAAAAGCTGTTTGCCGAAGGCATGTTACAGGCCATACCCAAGGCGGAGGTAGGGATCTCAGGCAACAATTGGTGGTACATTGGGATAAAAACAGGATGTCCTGAACAAAGGACTCGCCGTTTAGAAAAATTGATAGATAGTCTGGAAGCTACACTCCCTGAGGAAAAGGCACCATATTCTGCCTGGTTTTCCTTTGCCCATGCTTGGGCAGAATTCCAGGTGCTGCGCCATGAAACTCTCAGTTTGCCGGTGGGCCTTCAGAACCGAATTCAGGAATTAATTCAGCAGGTAGATACAAGATTTGAGCAGTGGATTCAGCGCCGATATGCGGCTTTGCACCAGTTGCCGCCGGACCCGCCGGTCATGGTCCACCATATTCCCCGGTTCTTATCCAAACAGACCGCTAAAATTGCATTGGTCGTCATTGACGGACTTGCCCTGGACCAGTGGGTAATTCTTCGAAACGAACTTGTTGCAAAGGTTCCGACCTTGCGTTTTCGCGAACAGGCGGTTTTTGCCTGGATCCCCACCTTAACTTCGGTGTCGCGGCAAGCCCTTTTTGCGGGTAAGGCGCCGCTCTTCTTTCCGGATAGCATCCAGAGCACCCATAAAGAACCTGCCTTGTGGACCAGGTTCTGGGAAGAACAGGGACTTGTGGATAATGAGGTGATCTATCTCAAAGGTGTGGGAGATGGAGATAGTGCGACCATAGGGGAAGCGCTTTCCCACCCCAAAGTGCAGGTTGCCGCCCTCGTGGTGGATAAGATTGACAAAATCATGCATGGCATAGAACTCGGTACTGCCGGTATGCACAGTCAGGTGCGGCTTTGGGCTCGTCAGCCTTATCTTCTCTCCCTCCTGGATGCGCTTTTACACCAGGGGTTCCAGGTGTATCTGACTTCGGATCATGGAAATGTGGAGGCGAAAGGCATGGGTCGCCCCACAGAGGGGATGGTGGCGGACCAGCGGGGAGAACGGGTCCGGATCTATCCAGAGGCGATACTTCGAAGACAAGTAAAAGAACAGTTTCCTGAAACAATTGAATGGGATCCAATCGGACTGCCTGAGAACTACTACCCCTTACTAGCCCCTTCCCGGCGGGCTTTTATCCCGGAACAGAACCATACGGTAAGCCATGGGGGAATTTCTATTGAAGAGCTTATTGTGCCCTTCATTAAAATTGAAAGGAGCGCTGAGTGA